From Mucilaginibacter gotjawali:
TATTCAAAAAAATAAGGGGAGCTTAATTGTACTTCAATCATTCAACAATTTTGTTGTTAAGTAATGCGCTACTTTTCATCCATAATTATACCATAAATCAACATTTTCAATTTTTACAGACAAAAAAAACTGTCTTTATTAATTTATCCCTCAAACAAATAAAGCGGCAAATCGAAATGGTTTGCCGTTTTATTTGCTTTTCCATGCGATCAATGCCGGATCAAATTCTGCTCTAATTCCTCCAGTGTCCGGCCTTTTGTTTCTTTTACTTTGAATTTTATGAAGAAAAAACCAGCAAGGCAGATGGCTGCATATAAATAGAATGGCCCATAGGTGCCTAAATATTCGGCTAGTATGGGGAAAGTAAACACAAGGATAAAATAGGCGATCCAAAGGCTGACAACAGCAACAGACGACGCTGTTCCCCGAATATTATTAGGAAAAATTTCAGAAATAATTACCCAGGTTACCGGCGCCAGTGAAGTTGCGTATAATCCAATTGCGAGCAATACAAAAACCGAGATGGCAATAATGCCTGATTGTTGCATAAGCAAAAATGCTAAAACCACGTATACTACCGACAAACCCAGCGAACCTATCAGCATTAACGGGCGCCGCCCTAATTTATCTACCTGCCACATCGCCAGTAAAGTAAAAAGCGTATTGACTATGCCGATGGCAACAGTCTCCAGCAATTGCTTATCAAGGTTAGCCCCGACGGATTTGAAAATTGTAGAGGTGTAATTAAAAACCACATTGATACCACAGAACTGTTGAAAAACGGCCAATGTAATGCCCACCACGACGGCAGGCCGCACAGCTTTGGCGAAAACAGCGCTATACGAACCTGTTTCGCCCTGTTTTACCATTTTTCCGATCTCAAGCAGTGATTGGTTTACAAATTCAGGTGACCCGATCTTTGTAAGGATGGCCGTGGCCTTTTGGGTATGCCCCGCTTTTAACAACCAACGCGGACTTTCAGGCAGGAACAAAACACCAAATAAAAAAAGGGACGATGGTATAAACCCAAGGCCAAACATCCAACGCCAGGTAGCGGTACCGTTGCCAGCCAGCATATAATTCACCAGGTTAGTGATTAAGATCCCGAGCACAATAGTTAATTGATTGATGGCTACATTCCGTCCACGCACATTGGCCGGCGAAACTTCCGCAATATAAAGTGGACTTAGCATCGAAGCCATTCCGACCCCTATCCCCGCCGAAAAGCGCATGATTAAAAACTCCGGCAAATGCGGAGAAAACGCCATCCCTAAAGAGGAAATCGCAAAAATTGCCGCCGAAATGATCAATCCAGGCTTTCGTCCATAACGATCGGCTATATTACCAGCCAATAAACATCCTGCGATACAGCCTAACGCCAATGTCCCGGTTAAAAACCCCTCCCACGCCGGTGACAAATGAAAAGCTGTCCGCAAAAAGGGAAGTGCGCCGGCAATCACGGCAAAATCAAAACCAAAAAGGTATCCGCCAAGTGCCGAAACAAAGGAAATGCCCAAAATGTAAGGTGTATTGAATTTAATACCGGTTGCCATGGAGCTATTAATCATATTAGCTGAAGTTTATAATTGCAGGACTTAAATTTACGTAAGAATTCTTGTT
This genomic window contains:
- a CDS encoding sugar porter family MFS transporter, with product MINSSMATGIKFNTPYILGISFVSALGGYLFGFDFAVIAGALPFLRTAFHLSPAWEGFLTGTLALGCIAGCLLAGNIADRYGRKPGLIISAAIFAISSLGMAFSPHLPEFLIMRFSAGIGVGMASMLSPLYIAEVSPANVRGRNVAINQLTIVLGILITNLVNYMLAGNGTATWRWMFGLGFIPSSLFLFGVLFLPESPRWLLKAGHTQKATAILTKIGSPEFVNQSLLEIGKMVKQGETGSYSAVFAKAVRPAVVVGITLAVFQQFCGINVVFNYTSTIFKSVGANLDKQLLETVAIGIVNTLFTLLAMWQVDKLGRRPLMLIGSLGLSVVYVVLAFLLMQQSGIIAISVFVLLAIGLYATSLAPVTWVIISEIFPNNIRGTASSVAVVSLWIAYFILVFTFPILAEYLGTYGPFYLYAAICLAGFFFIKFKVKETKGRTLEELEQNLIRH